Proteins encoded by one window of Culicoides brevitarsis isolate CSIRO-B50_1 chromosome 2, AGI_CSIRO_Cbre_v1, whole genome shotgun sequence:
- the LOC134831611 gene encoding pyrimidodiazepine synthase-like produces the protein MEDFKHLTQGSPMPSNSSNQLVLYSCVICPFAQRVHLALNAKQIPYSAIYIDLWKKPEWYVQKSPTTKVPALAIPEQTDPLIESLIIADYLDEKFPENPLHSRNALEKANDRVLIERFSNVIGIVAKIMYPMMRNFQKIEDVENVAEDLFKALDVFEHELREKRKSLYFGGEKAGMVDFMIWPWMERSLFLPKIDGNYELKSDRFPLLIKWRNLMLEHPAVKACVLSTDFFFEFYQKLEAKESINDLIDEASKKRETERNNF, from the exons atggaagatTTTAAGCATTTAACTCAAG gttCTCCAATGCCTTCTAACTCCTCAAATCAACTCGTTCTCTACTCCTGCGTCATTTGTCCCTTTGCCCAACGCGTTCATCTAGCTTTAAACGCTAAACAAATCCCTTACAGCGCCATCTATATCGATCTTTGGAAGAAACCTGAATGGTACGTTCAAAAATCTCCAACTACTAAAGTGCCAGCATTAGCTATTCCTGAACAAACTGATCCCTTGATTGAATCTCTCATCATTGCGGATTACTTGGATGAAAAATTCCCGGAAAATCCATTGCACTCAAGAAATGCATTGGAGAAAGCAAATGACAGGGTCCTCATTGAGCGTTTTTCGAATGTTATTGGAATTGTAGCGAAAATAATGTACCCGATGATgagaaatttccaaaaaattgaagatgtTGAGAACGTTGCTgaagatttatttaaagctTTGGATGTTTTTGAACACGAATTACGTGAAAAACGTAAAAGTTTGTATTTTGGAGGAGAAAAAGCGGGCATGGTTGACTTTATGATATGGCCTTGGATGGAAAGAAGTCTATTTTTACCCaaaattgatggaaattatgaattaaaaagtgaTCGATTTCCTTTGTTG attaaatggAGAAATTTGATGTTAGAACATCCAGCTGTTAAAGCATGTGTCTTGTCAACTGactttttcttcgaattctatcaaaaattaGAAGCTAAAGAGTCTATTAACGATCTTATTGATGAAGCTTCGAAAAAACGTGAAACagaaagaaataatttctaa